A genomic region of Leptospira mtsangambouensis contains the following coding sequences:
- a CDS encoding alkaline phosphatase D family protein, with the protein MKQFSTFFLFFLSSICFLFFQSSVLGKDRESLHIGFGSCLHQDKESPILGRWEKESFDLILLLGDNIYADSLVAEEKIPAYKKQFLRPEWKTIRAQSKILATWDDHDYGINDSGGEYTDKVKSREVFISFVGSIMPKGRSFGTKEGKGIFHSYFLEFKKKKIHIIIPDSRYFRSPLKRTFFSYFTGKARYRPNDSPDATLLGEEQWAWLVEEFNKPSDLHVLVSGIQVIPTEQPFEKWGNFPNDRERLFQLLRETKAKDLVILSGDRHIAEIYEFPLSETRKLIEITSSSLNLPLPFLPLEYDSEYKLGQAFREENYGSLQIQFKEGKLIWRSQIKDKTGNVVLSYPNNDSKE; encoded by the coding sequence ATGAAGCAGTTTTCTACTTTCTTTTTGTTTTTTCTATCAAGCATTTGTTTCCTTTTTTTTCAGTCTTCTGTATTGGGAAAGGATCGTGAAAGTTTACATATTGGATTTGGTTCCTGCCTTCACCAAGACAAAGAAAGTCCCATCCTTGGGCGATGGGAAAAAGAATCATTTGATCTGATTCTTCTGTTAGGTGATAATATTTACGCAGACAGTTTGGTTGCTGAAGAAAAAATCCCAGCGTACAAAAAACAATTTCTCCGACCTGAGTGGAAAACGATCAGGGCACAATCAAAAATTCTGGCAACTTGGGATGACCATGATTATGGGATCAATGATAGTGGGGGAGAATATACCGACAAAGTAAAAAGTCGCGAGGTATTTATTTCTTTCGTGGGATCTATTATGCCAAAAGGTCGAAGTTTTGGAACCAAAGAGGGAAAAGGAATTTTTCATTCTTATTTTTTAGAATTTAAAAAGAAAAAAATTCACATCATCATCCCTGACTCAAGATACTTTCGTTCACCTTTAAAGCGGACATTTTTTTCTTATTTTACAGGCAAAGCTCGTTATCGTCCTAATGATTCACCGGATGCCACACTATTAGGAGAAGAGCAATGGGCATGGTTAGTTGAAGAATTCAATAAACCTTCCGATTTACATGTTTTAGTTTCGGGAATTCAAGTGATTCCAACAGAACAGCCATTTGAAAAATGGGGAAACTTTCCAAATGATAGGGAAAGACTATTTCAGCTTTTAAGGGAAACAAAAGCCAAGGATCTAGTCATTCTTTCAGGAGATAGGCATATTGCAGAAATATATGAATTTCCATTATCAGAGACTCGAAAGTTAATCGAAATCACTTCCAGTTCTCTCAATTTACCACTTCCATTTTTGCCATTGGAATATGATTCAGAATATAAACTTGGGCAGGCTTTTAGGGAAGAGAACTATGGATCCTTGCAGATTCAATTTAAGGAAGGAAAATTGATTTGGCGTTCTCAGATCAAAGACAAAACTGGAAATGTAGTTCTTTCCTATCCTAACAATGATTCTAAAGAATAA
- a CDS encoding TetR/AcrR family transcriptional regulator has protein sequence MKPKQKILESSFALFREKGFQATGIAEILDKAGAYKKTLYDHFKSKDDIGFEYLNYLSEQQRVVMLKVLAKANNMSDFIEKWVNFIVRNQRNTSRKDCPIALFSGEISHLSQFDAYRNKAVHHVLETVETCILNFSPNLRPELVKALSYELYMSYLGGLRLYALTKDRKVIERMKSQMIASAERVVKS, from the coding sequence TTGAAACCCAAACAAAAAATCTTAGAAAGTTCCTTTGCATTGTTTCGTGAAAAAGGTTTTCAGGCCACTGGAATTGCAGAAATTTTGGATAAGGCTGGAGCTTACAAAAAAACCTTATATGATCATTTCAAATCCAAAGATGATATTGGGTTTGAATACCTAAATTATCTTTCCGAGCAACAAAGAGTTGTTATGTTAAAAGTTCTGGCAAAAGCAAATAATATGTCGGACTTCATTGAAAAATGGGTTAACTTTATTGTCAGAAATCAAAGAAATACTTCTCGAAAGGATTGCCCCATTGCTCTTTTTTCTGGTGAAATTTCTCATTTAAGTCAGTTTGATGCCTATCGAAATAAAGCAGTTCATCATGTTTTAGAAACAGTGGAAACTTGTATTCTTAACTTTTCTCCAAATTTAAGACCTGAGCTTGTTAAGGCATTGAGTTATGAACTTTATATGAGTTATCTTGGTGGTCTCAGGCTTTATGCGTTAACAAAAGATCGTAAGGTGATTGAGAGAATGAAATCACAAATGATTGCATCCGCAGAGCGTGTTGTTAAAAGTTAA
- a CDS encoding TPM domain-containing protein, whose amino-acid sequence MKFLSFISVILYCSFCNFIKDPYPELTSPVVDPSSYLPKEVKAELERRILEEEKKTTNQLVIYITDSLEKQTIEEEAIAVFEKWKLGSEDKDNGVLFLLAPNDRKVRIEVGYGLEDTLTDILSKRIINEIIIPNMKSGNSSEAVLLGTKAILDQLNSGSASFLESNCPENFNDVEKELHEDTIPLLKKEIKTLSNFHFQFCVIPSDTIWGLEAKAIKLLLNNKNNKDKKNKVVFVVSSKNGFMGTIVTSPELGWSLSHNKINTIFNRRHEEKQQMDFTNFSYLSFLDMLNYLNHKNKQVITKGTGVYDPHDALETFSYERAKNTLTEIESKYKIKTQILFLDTYKDLALDAKNFHHLAFKNSPAITILFSLNRKELYVYTDNNTFLPFASSDPENDQKLLNSKIRYEIESDLKTGDIDWTCIRAAEATYYFLYDLTRLSPSEIKESKSEPKNPMMEPFFLWQWYFGLSFLIGFLGFIGGEGFLFFNALFFILWQKIRLHTSFLLDSPNIYQTISFFSSILMALALVMIFRKLGWATKVHNSITNFVTYPSSSGSSSSYGSSSRSSSTSYSGGGGRSGGGGASGSW is encoded by the coding sequence ATGAAATTTTTGTCATTCATCTCAGTAATCTTATACTGTAGTTTTTGTAATTTTATTAAGGATCCATACCCCGAACTTACTAGTCCGGTGGTTGATCCTTCCAGCTACTTACCAAAAGAAGTAAAAGCAGAGTTAGAAAGGCGAATATTAGAGGAAGAAAAGAAAACAACAAACCAACTTGTTATTTATATAACGGATTCGTTAGAAAAACAAACGATAGAGGAAGAGGCAATTGCCGTGTTTGAAAAATGGAAACTAGGATCCGAAGATAAGGACAATGGCGTATTGTTTTTATTAGCTCCAAACGATAGAAAAGTTCGTATTGAAGTTGGTTATGGACTAGAGGACACGCTTACAGATATTCTGTCAAAGCGAATCATTAATGAAATCATCATTCCCAACATGAAATCAGGTAACTCATCAGAAGCTGTTCTTTTAGGTACAAAAGCAATACTTGACCAATTGAACTCGGGCTCAGCATCTTTTTTAGAATCGAATTGTCCAGAAAACTTTAATGACGTAGAAAAAGAATTACATGAAGACACAATTCCACTTTTAAAGAAGGAGATTAAAACTCTTTCAAATTTTCACTTCCAATTTTGTGTAATACCATCCGATACTATTTGGGGATTAGAAGCCAAAGCAATAAAATTACTATTAAATAACAAAAACAACAAAGATAAAAAAAACAAAGTTGTATTTGTTGTTTCATCAAAAAATGGCTTTATGGGAACCATTGTTACTTCCCCTGAACTTGGTTGGTCACTAAGTCACAATAAAATTAATACGATCTTCAACAGAAGGCATGAAGAGAAACAACAAATGGATTTTACTAACTTTAGTTACTTGTCTTTTTTAGATATGCTAAACTATCTAAACCATAAAAACAAACAAGTTATTACAAAAGGCACAGGAGTTTACGACCCTCATGATGCGTTAGAAACATTTTCATATGAGCGGGCAAAAAACACATTAACCGAAATCGAGTCAAAATACAAAATAAAAACACAAATCCTCTTTCTGGACACATATAAAGATTTGGCACTAGACGCAAAAAATTTCCACCACTTGGCTTTTAAAAATTCACCAGCGATCACAATTTTATTTTCACTGAATAGGAAAGAGCTTTATGTTTATACAGACAATAATACATTTCTTCCTTTTGCTTCAAGTGATCCAGAAAATGATCAAAAACTATTAAATTCAAAAATTAGGTATGAAATAGAATCTGATTTAAAAACGGGGGATATTGATTGGACCTGTATCCGAGCTGCAGAAGCAACATACTATTTTCTTTACGATTTAACTAGATTAAGTCCTTCGGAAATTAAAGAATCAAAAAGCGAACCAAAAAACCCAATGATGGAACCATTTTTTTTATGGCAGTGGTATTTTGGTCTTTCCTTTTTGATTGGTTTTTTGGGGTTTATTGGAGGAGAAGGTTTTCTATTTTTCAATGCATTGTTTTTTATTCTTTGGCAAAAAATAAGACTTCATACTTCTTTTTTATTAGATTCACCTAACATATACCAAACCATTTCATTTTTCAGTTCTATTTTAATGGCATTAGCTCTTGTGATGATCTTTCGGAAACTTGGATGGGCGACAAAGGTTCACAACTCAATCACAAACTTTGTGACTTATCCGTCAAGTAGTGGATCTAGTTCTAGTTATGGGTCTAGTTCCCGCTCATCAAGTACCTCCTACTCCGGTGGTGGTGGACGGTCTGGGGGTGGTGGCGCTAGTGGAAGTTGGTGA
- a CDS encoding DUF4349 domain-containing protein, translating to MGIFKKLFSFVFFLSVSFLFVACSSSKEMERENKSLSRSYNDGVDYISAAPIATPSGEANQNSPKVHKRMMVYSVNVNLQSKEIEAKVTEVIKLAESYGGYALQYSSNGSVQLKIPAEKLKQFLSTLRNQSQNYSEEVSAQDVTEDYTDTEIRMENSLKMRVRLLEILKSAKTLEETLKVEAELNKVSESIERWEGKLKYLSSAVQLSSVHVQVRQKWEPDVQKEYKPGPLGYPFYYLYLGLGKVKDGIIWMFVQEIPKEKTEIPE from the coding sequence ATGGGAATCTTTAAAAAACTTTTTTCCTTCGTATTTTTCCTCAGCGTTTCATTTCTTTTTGTAGCCTGTTCTTCTTCAAAAGAGATGGAACGTGAAAATAAATCACTCAGTCGTTCTTATAATGACGGTGTAGACTATATTTCCGCTGCTCCCATCGCCACTCCCTCAGGAGAGGCAAACCAAAATTCTCCCAAAGTCCACAAACGGATGATGGTGTATTCGGTGAATGTTAATTTGCAGTCAAAAGAAATTGAAGCAAAAGTAACGGAGGTCATCAAACTTGCAGAATCTTATGGAGGTTATGCGCTGCAATATAGTTCCAACGGTAGTGTTCAGCTAAAAATCCCAGCAGAAAAACTAAAACAGTTTTTATCTACCTTACGAAACCAATCACAAAACTATTCCGAAGAAGTATCCGCACAGGATGTAACTGAGGATTACACTGATACAGAAATTCGAATGGAGAATTCTCTTAAAATGAGAGTCCGACTTTTGGAAATATTAAAATCGGCAAAAACTTTGGAAGAAACATTAAAAGTCGAAGCAGAATTAAATAAGGTTTCCGAGTCCATTGAAAGGTGGGAGGGAAAATTAAAATATCTTTCTAGTGCCGTACAATTATCTTCTGTTCATGTACAGGTGCGTCAAAAATGGGAGCCAGATGTTCAAAAAGAATACAAACCAGGGCCACTAGGTTATCCTTTTTATTATCTTTATCTTGGACTTGGAAAAGTAAAAGACGGAATCATTTGGATGTTTGTACAAGAAATTCCAAAAGAAAAAACAGAAATCCCTGAATGA
- a CDS encoding N-acyl-D-amino-acid deacylase family protein produces MADTLIKQARIFDGSTNPSFVADLRIKDGVVESISKTELSPKPGETVVDAKGLWLTPGFIDFHTHYDAEIEMSPDLSESVRHGITTISLGSCSLSLAVGDPTDLADMFSRVEAIPRKNVLSILESKKNWNSALEYKKHLNNMPLGPNVTSFAGHSAIRAHVMGLERSLTKGEVPTKQELQRMNQILEEALDAGFMGLSINTLIWDKMDGSRFRSRPLPSTYANWSEYQYLNKTLRKRGKVFQGVPNVSTKINVLMFLKEAFGLFRKPLKTTIISLMDVKFDPGLYKLLGLIGRITNTIFKSDFKFQALPEPFDLYADGMDVVVFEEFAAGAKANHIEDELERKQLMKDPSYRDWFKRQWTNWFLPRVFHRNFKETKIVDAPDKSLIGKSIDDVAKEKGVHSVTAFLDLVAEHGNKVRWYTVMANHRKEPLQKIVSYPDILIGFSDAGAHLRGMAHYNFPLRMLKLVRDAELEKKPFMTMEKAVHRLTGEIGDWFGIDAGYIKEGKRADLVLIDPNKLDDSLAKDVEAPMPFMEDFKRWVRRNDDTVKKVYINGKLAIDQGKPVTALGKEKGYGSFLESTIGT; encoded by the coding sequence AACAGAACTGAGCCCAAAGCCTGGTGAAACAGTCGTCGATGCGAAAGGTCTTTGGCTGACACCAGGATTCATTGACTTTCATACACATTACGATGCAGAAATAGAAATGTCTCCAGACCTTTCGGAATCTGTTCGCCATGGAATCACCACTATCTCACTCGGAAGTTGTTCTTTAAGTTTAGCGGTTGGTGATCCAACTGATTTAGCTGACATGTTTAGTCGTGTGGAAGCAATCCCCAGAAAGAATGTTTTATCCATCCTCGAAAGTAAAAAAAATTGGAACTCTGCTTTAGAATATAAAAAACATTTAAACAATATGCCCCTTGGGCCCAACGTTACTTCCTTTGCTGGTCACTCTGCCATTCGCGCTCATGTTATGGGACTCGAACGATCTTTGACAAAAGGAGAAGTTCCCACAAAACAAGAGTTACAAAGAATGAACCAAATTCTTGAAGAAGCACTTGATGCTGGTTTTATGGGTCTCTCTATCAACACTCTGATCTGGGATAAGATGGATGGATCTCGATTTCGATCAAGACCTCTCCCTTCCACTTATGCAAATTGGAGCGAATACCAATACTTAAACAAAACACTAAGAAAAAGAGGAAAGGTCTTCCAAGGTGTTCCGAATGTTTCAACCAAAATCAATGTTTTAATGTTTTTAAAAGAAGCTTTTGGATTATTCCGCAAACCTCTAAAAACAACAATCATCTCCCTTATGGATGTTAAGTTTGACCCAGGTTTGTACAAACTTCTTGGACTCATCGGTAGGATCACAAATACCATATTTAAATCTGACTTTAAGTTCCAAGCACTTCCAGAACCTTTCGATTTATATGCAGACGGAATGGATGTGGTTGTCTTTGAAGAATTTGCTGCAGGCGCCAAAGCAAATCACATTGAAGACGAATTAGAAAGAAAACAACTGATGAAAGATCCAAGTTATAGGGATTGGTTTAAACGCCAATGGACCAATTGGTTTTTACCAAGAGTATTCCATCGTAATTTCAAAGAAACTAAGATCGTGGATGCACCAGACAAATCCCTCATTGGAAAATCAATTGATGATGTTGCCAAAGAGAAAGGTGTTCATTCCGTTACAGCATTTCTTGATCTTGTTGCTGAACATGGAAATAAAGTACGTTGGTATACCGTGATGGCCAACCATAGAAAAGAACCATTACAAAAAATTGTATCCTATCCTGACATTTTGATCGGTTTTTCTGATGCAGGTGCTCACTTACGAGGAATGGCACACTACAATTTTCCACTTCGAATGTTAAAACTAGTGAGAGATGCAGAACTCGAAAAAAAACCTTTTATGACAATGGAAAAAGCAGTCCATCGACTAACAGGAGAAATTGGAGACTGGTTTGGAATTGATGCAGGATACATCAAAGAAGGAAAACGAGCCGACCTTGTTTTAATCGATCCAAATAAATTGGACGATTCTCTTGCTAAAGATGTCGAGGCACCGATGCCATTTATGGAAGACTTCAAACGTTGGGTTCGTCGTAACGACGATACTGTCAAAAAAGTGTATATCAACGGGAAACTGGCGATTGACCAAGGAAAACCAGTCACTGCACTTGGAAAAGAAAAAGGTTATGGTAGCTTTTTAGAATCCACTATCGGAACATAA